The following proteins come from a genomic window of Bactrocera tryoni isolate S06 chromosome 1, CSIRO_BtryS06_freeze2, whole genome shotgun sequence:
- the LOC120782579 gene encoding pre-mRNA 3'-end-processing factor FIP1 translates to MADDTNEDSWLYGTSNPDSTTNEENVEAAAGIGDERPLLSQKSENEATALGGASEATVPPLGGSPDEEEPFGEFEDPAQEMEEDEEAAAAAASTVADTTDGDDDGGENAQKSKSSEDGEANSDDDDDSDDDINVVIGDIKAAPSTYNIKQRTNLLGGPPGSGQEKTKSGAPGGKFSVEDFEGVGTINGVPAHEFSIDSLEDKPWRKPGADITDYFNYGFNEETWRAYCERQKRFRIQESGVGLASLTQNINQSGERQHDGPANGAPITTMTQGMVPEQMQLPPPGILPPPQGMHHGPPRMGMGMPRGPRPIVSTNSKENPIQVMTAECREYSRPGTVSQIPTNFGAPPPNDEPYFPEPETFDYGYEPTQESQWNNENPNWMPSGIKELTPGPSMAPPPAAGMAGPPGVPPMGVPPPQIGGPPPQMRQHPPLLPGMPPPNMGMGPPPPGMGMMMGPGGAPPMRMPMGPPRMMAPHGGGPPNPVLMDRERHEREREREREYERTDRRDRDRDRDRERDRETERERERERERERERERPRRERSRSREKTRRRSKSREKERDRERDRERERERDRESERERERDRSEKLDDSDRVVDEERERRRRDRDRDRERERSRRERSRSREKTRRRSKSREKERERSSKTSSTSSTNRSDKKKSHRKDKEEEE, encoded by the exons ATGGCCGATGATACGAATGAGGATAGCTGGCTTTATGGCACATCGAATCCTGATTCTACAACAAATGAAGAGAATGTTGAGGCCGCAGCCGGCATTGGCGATGAAAGACCGCTTCTTTCGCAAAAATCAGAAAATGAAGCAACAGCTTTGGGGGGAGCAAGTGAAGCAACAGTGCCACCACTGGGGGGATCTCCTGATGAAGAGGAGCCGTTTGGGGAATTCGAAGATCCAGCACAAGAAATGGAAGAGGATGAAGAAGCCGCAGCGGCAGCTGCTAGCACAGTGGCTGATACTACTGATGGTGACGACGATGGGGGCGAAAACGCACAAAAG TCAAAAAGTTCGGAAGATGGTGAGGCGAATTCTGATGATGACGACGACTCCGACGATGATATTAATGTGGTAATTGGTGATATAAAAGCAGCACCCAGCACGTATAATATTAAGCAGCGAACAAATTTATTGGGTGGACCACCAGGATCAGGCCAAGAAAAGACCAAGTCTGGCGCGCCAGGTGGAAAATTCAGTGTTGAAGATTTTGAAGGCGTTGGTACTATAAACGGTGTTCCAGCACATGAATTTAGTATTGATTCCTTAGAAGATAAACCGTGGCGGAAACCTGGAGCGGATATAACTGATTATTTTAATTACGGTTTCAATGAAGAGACCTGGCGTGCTTATTGTGAACGACAAAAAAGATTTCGTATTCAAGAAAGTGGTGTTGGTTTGGCTAGTTTAACACAAAACATAAATCAATCTGGTGAAAGACAGCATGACGGTCCTGCAAATGGCGCACCGATTACCACAATGACACAAGGGATGGTGCCGGAGCAGATGCAATTGCCACCACCAGGAATTTTGCCACCACCTCAAGGTATGCATCATGGACCGCCTCGCATGGGAATGGGTATGCCACGAGGACCAAGACCAATTGTCAGTACGAACAGTAAAGAGAACCCTATTCAAGTAATGACAGCTGAATGTCGTGAATATTCACGTCCTGGTACGGTATCACAAATACCAACAAATTTTGGTGCACCACCGCCTAATGACGAACCGTATTTCCCGGAACCCGAAACATTTGACTATGGTTATGAGCCTACACAAGAGTCACAATGGAATAATGAAAATCCCAATTGGATGCCTTCAGGAATAAAAGAGTTGACGCCCGGGCCTAGTATGGCACCACCACCTGCAGCTGGTATGGCTGGGCCACCTGGTGTGCCGCCAATGGGTGTCCCCCCACCACAAATCGGGGGACCGCCACCACAAATGCGGCAACATCCACCGTTATTACCTGGCATGCCTCCACCAAATATGG GCATGGGGCCACCTCCACCAGGTATGGGCATGATGATGGGTCCCGGAGGAGCGCCACCAATGAGAATGCCGATGGGGCCACCACGAATGATGGCTCCACATGGTGGTGGGCCACCAAATCCCGTCCTTATGGATCGCGAACGGCACGAGCGTGAGCGTGAAAGAGAGCGGGAATATGAGCGTACGGACCGAAGAGATAGAGACAGGGATCGCGATCGTGAAAGAGATCGAGAAACCGAAAGAGAGCGGGAACGTGAACGAGAGCGAGAAAGAGAACGTGAAAG accACGACGAGAACGTTCGCGTAGCCGTGAAAAAACCCGAAGACGATCGAAATCGCGTGAAAAAGAGCGTGACCGCGAACGAGACAGAGAACGTGAACGGGAACGTGATCGAGAATCCGAGCGAGAAAGGGAACGAGACAGAAGCGAAAAACTTGAT GACTCTGATCGTGTGGTAGATGAAGAACGTGAACGAAGACGACGCGATCGAGACCGAGATCGTGAACGAGAAAG GTCGCGGCGAGAGCGCTCGCGTAGCCGTGAAAAGACTCGGCGCCGCTCCAAATCTCGTGAAAAAGAGCGTGAGAGAAGCAGTAAAACAAGTAGCACATCTTCAACAAATCGTAGTGACAAGAAAAAATCGCATCGTAaagataaagaagaagaagagtaa